The following proteins are encoded in a genomic region of Burkholderia cepacia:
- a CDS encoding helix-turn-helix transcriptional regulator, giving the protein MSDIALHEEAVAPTFPRPSHGSSACADALRERAVQVVWCDDVKRGDVPQPHAPKLGVADTLAHAQSTAERNRIVTSLLHLTGFSTFAYFALEFARDRVESLYLHEAFTPATYRGDYVRHNHHDVDPRTLGARVCNMPIVWDLQQLRRDHRERDDAPYVSPAALDGFLQTMQDDGMCSGIMYSMAVPGTRLHAFMSFTAPRRTREWITPATIEQALSIGLSVHKFASPQLISTSRERAVNGLTPFEQELLLGIAEGASDKEIGRRLDTSAHNVDYHLRKLRKRFGVANRIQLTYLTSKLELI; this is encoded by the coding sequence ATGTCCGATATTGCATTGCATGAAGAAGCGGTCGCCCCAACCTTTCCGCGCCCGTCGCACGGATCGAGCGCCTGCGCCGATGCGCTGCGCGAGCGCGCCGTGCAGGTCGTCTGGTGCGACGACGTGAAGCGTGGCGACGTCCCGCAGCCGCACGCGCCGAAGCTCGGCGTCGCCGATACGCTCGCGCACGCGCAGAGCACGGCCGAGCGCAACCGGATCGTCACAAGCCTGCTGCACCTGACGGGCTTCTCGACGTTCGCGTACTTTGCGCTCGAATTCGCGCGCGACCGTGTCGAAAGCCTCTACCTGCACGAAGCGTTCACGCCGGCCACCTATCGCGGCGACTACGTGCGGCACAACCACCACGACGTCGATCCGCGCACGCTCGGCGCGCGCGTGTGCAACATGCCGATCGTGTGGGACCTTCAGCAGTTGCGCCGCGATCATCGCGAACGCGACGACGCCCCGTACGTGAGCCCCGCCGCGCTCGACGGCTTCCTGCAAACGATGCAGGACGACGGAATGTGCAGCGGCATCATGTATTCGATGGCCGTACCCGGCACGCGGCTGCATGCGTTCATGAGCTTCACCGCGCCGCGCCGCACGCGCGAATGGATAACGCCGGCTACGATCGAGCAGGCGCTGTCGATCGGGCTGTCGGTACACAAGTTCGCTTCGCCGCAACTGATCTCGACGTCGCGCGAGCGCGCGGTGAATGGCCTCACGCCGTTCGAGCAGGAACTGCTGCTCGGCATCGCCGAAGGCGCATCCGACAAGGAGATCGGCCGGCGCCTCGACACCAGCGCGCACAACGTCGACTATCACCTGCGCAAGCTGCGCAAGCGCTTCGGCGTCGCGAACCGGATCCAGCTCACGTACCTGACGTCGAAGCTCGAGTTGATCTGA